One genomic segment of Stigmatopora argus isolate UIUO_Sarg chromosome 1, RoL_Sarg_1.0, whole genome shotgun sequence includes these proteins:
- the tpx2 gene encoding targeting protein for Xklp2, which produces MAEVSVGDTEKKYDFDAPSHVDFNQLEDDTFDNTWFDRRAIFDEQSQYATPKQLATMGPKRIVRKAAQHATEQPKQATPEHPATVGPIRFVKDAGSTAADSKATCNSGARPKMETSNQPRRISKRKIQVCSPSHSSSKTSKNAKGTRGDVKNEEDQNCTGESQLSSSEGLHEEPSKTTSAAQGGIVVKSGKRPPSKKKEAFNDPYLPVAEHIMQLQKRTPQRFHKLSRQEAAKGPPKGKAQRLRLTRPQSPKFATKLRSRAHVVKSSAQLESEAEEARHKSNFKAQELNKKILERGELVKKPLAKEPTVQQAFSMQIEKRLRQRAVVKPKDEPEFTFKANELPTKILEGVVGVPEKKMKEPTVAQSPAFILSKKARVEVKSGEVKVPALIKHTPVPQFGMPFQPMLQEKRQTEVCPFSFEQREQERRKLKDIRERDEEEEVPMFKAQPLPHFETVNLPEKKKLEPTKPEPFKLIVDERGAAKNERWEQMIKEDHKKMKGVATFKARPNKVTQKEPFQPKKENRAALVVESFELATEQRARDREEYYQQIGEQEAIAALMVEQRRREEEENQKLDIAKLRQQQVHKAQPIRHYKTVEVKKSDLVLTVPKSPNFSVRL; this is translated from the exons ATGGCAGAAGTATCCGTTGgtgacactgaaaaaaaatatgacttcgACGCGCCTTCACATGTCGACTTTAATCAGTTGGAAGACGATACTTTCGACAATACGTGGTTCG ATCGACGAGCTATTTTTGATGAGCAATCACAATATGCAACGCCAAAACAGCTTGCCACAATGGGCCCAAAGAGGATTGTAAGAAAAGCGG CTCAGCATGCCACTGAACAACCAAAACAAGCGACTCCTGAGCATCCAGCCACTGTGGGCCCAATTAGATTTGTAAAAGATGCAG GTTCTACTGCTGCAGACTCCAAAGCAACTTGTAACAGTGGTGCCAGACCAAAAATGGAGACCAGTAATCAACCACGCAG aaTTTCAAAGCGCAAAATCCAAGTTTGCTCACCTTCTCATTCATCTTCTAAAACatccaaaaa TGCTAAGGGGACCAGGGGAGATGTCAAAAATGAAGAAGACCAGAATTGTACTGGAGAATCCCAATTGTCTTCATCAGAGGGCCTCCATGAAGAACCTTCCAAAACA ACAAGTGCGGCACAGGGTGGCATTGTTGTCAAATCAGGAAAGCGCCCACCAAGCAAAAAGAAAGAGGCATTCAACGACCCATATCTACCAGTGGCAGAGCATATAATGCAGTTACAGAAGCGAACTCCTCAACGCTTCCATAAGCTGAGTCGGCAGGAAGCAGCCAAAG GACCGCCCAAAGGAAAAGCCCAACGACTGCGGCTCACTCGGCCTCAATCGCCAAAGTTCGCAACAAAATTGAGGAGCAGAGCCCATGTGGTCAAGAGCAGTGCTCAACTGGAAAGTGAAGCAGAAGAGGCACGCCATAA GTCAAATTTCAAGGCCCAAGAGCTCAACAAAAAAATTTTGGAGAGAGGAGAACTTGTGAAGAAGCCTTTGGCAAAGGAGCCCACCGTACAACAGGCTTTTAGCATGCAAATTGAGAAAAGGCTCCGACAGAGGGCCGTGGTCAAACCCAAAGACGAGCCAGAATTCACATTCAAAGCCAACGAACTACCGACAAAGATCCTGGAAGGTGTTGTG GGAGTGCCGGAGAAGAAAATGAAGGAGCCAACTGTGGCACAGTCGCCAGCCTTCATCCTCTCCAAGAAAGCCCGTGTGGAAGTGAAATCTGGAGAA GTGAAAGTTCCTGCATTAATTAAGCATACTCCAGTTCCTCAATTTGGCATGCCATTCCAGCCCATGCTCCAAGAGAAGCGACAAACAGAAGTGTGTCCTTTTTCCTTTGAGCAAAGGGAACAAGAGAGGAGGAAACTTAAGGACATTAGGGAGcgcgatgaggaggaggag GTACCAATGTTCAAGGCTCAGCCACTCCCACACTTTGAGACAGTCAACCTTCCTGAAaagaagaaactggagccaaCAAAGCCTGAGCCCTTCAAGCTTATTGTAGACGAACGGGGCGCAGCCAAGAACGAACGCTGGGAGCAAATG ATTAAAGAggaccataaaaaaatgaaggggGTTGCTACGTTCAAAGCCCGACCAAATAAAGTCACCCAAAAAGAACCTTTCCAGCCTAAAAAGGAGAATCGGGCAGCATTGG TTGTGGAGTCATTTGAGCTGGCCACCGAGCAGCGTGCGCGAGACCGTGAGGAGTATTATCAGCAAATTGGCGAGCAGGAGGCCATCGCAGCCCTCATGGTGGAGCAACGTCGGCGGGAGGAGGAAGAAAACCAGAAATTGGATATCGCCAAACTGCGACAGCAACAA GTCCACAAAGCACAACCGATCCGCCATTACAAGACTGTTGAGGTGAAGAAAAGTGACCTTGTGCTTACAGTCCCTAAGTCTCCAAACTTTTCGGTCCGCTTGTAA